In the genome of Microtus pennsylvanicus isolate mMicPen1 chromosome X, mMicPen1.hap1, whole genome shotgun sequence, the window TCTCCTTGTATTGTTAAGGCTTCccataaatatttacaattttgATACGTATATGTAAAAAAACCACAAATAGCCATATTTAAATACTCTTGTTAGTGAACTTttcctcagattttttttaaaatattttagtgaaGTATTATACTAAAGAAATCGCCTGGATTTTAgctttcattaaataaatgtctTGGACATTAAGCTAGACCTatcaaaataaatgacaaaacctctgagatcatttttttatttgtctttcaaaGTATTCAAGAGGACTTGAAATTACTAGGAGGTATTGTCATTTGAGGATTACTTGATATTTTATTCAATGAAAAAGTCCACATCTGAAACACACTCCTCCAACTAGATTATTCCACATACAATTGATGGCCACATATGGGATAAACTAGCTAGCTACAATCTAGTTTTATCCAGTCTAAAAAATAATTATCACAAGTTTATTAATTACGTTCATTGTGAATTCATAATTTAGATATCCCATTTAGTATTTTGAATTGTCAAGTTTGTATATGTCTGTTTTGATGTTAAGTGTCTTAGTTTGTTTCTTCAATGGACAGCATTGTAAAGTATCATTTTTTATAACTGGTGTTCACCTATCTTTGAGAGCTCAGTGAGTGGAGAAGATACCATACGTCTGGAGGTTCTATCACTATTACCCATGTAAACACCAAAAGCACTGCTCCTGGGAACTCCAGCATTGCCTCTAAGAACTTGAAGATTATCTAAGGGCATTCCAACATTAACAATGGGGATAGTATTGACATCATTCTTGGGGATTCTAACATTGCCTCTGGAGCATGCAGAAGTATCCTCAGGAATTCCAATGTTTTCTCCAATTGCAGAATTTTCAAATCTCGGCTTGATGGGAAGATGTTCTTCAGAATGTGATGAAATTTCTCTTTGCCAGACTCCCTCCACGTTGTATATTTCCTTGatattttctaaaacacaaaGCCAGAAATTTGTAACTGATTAACAGATTGGCTTCAGTTTTGAGAAAAAGCTATAAATAAGAATCAAAGATGTATTTCCAAATTTGATTTCAGTGCAATTACCTCAAAATGACATGGTGATTTTACCACAGTAAGTTTTATTTAGCAATTACACTTTTGGATGTAAAAGATggacaaagaaaaaaagtgagtAAATGATTCTAAACCAGAAGTTTAGGCTTATTAGAAAGTAGAGGTGGAGAAAGAGGATGAAGAATGGGGGTATGATAGGGAAGAGCTACAGGCTAAAGGACTTTTAGGAACAAAGGTGTAGGTATTTAGTATGAAATTTTATTCCGTTGGTAGTATGAACGCTTAATGTAATTAGGAATTTAGTGTGAACAAGAAATTAGATAAAAGATAACCATAAAAACTGGAAGTACCCAGGAAggttgtgtgtgcgtgcatgtgtttgtgtgtgtaagcatgcagGCACTTGTGTGTGCTGTGCAAGTGCACATAGTGGCCATACAACAACCTAGGATGTTATTTACCAGGAGTTGCTCACTTATTTATTTAGGCAGACTTTCTACCCAATAAACTCCAGTTATGGGATAAAAACCACACAGTACTatgtctctttgtttttcaacccgagtttttaaaataaaacccaattCTGTTGCTTACTACGTGCACTCTTTAATGACTCAGCAATGTAGTGTTGCTAATTTGTAGCACTCTTCAGAAGGGTTTTCAATTTGAGAATAAAGTTGAACCAACTTTACATTTCAAAAGATAATATGATCTGAGCTGACTTTAGGTTAGAGTATAATTTCTTCCTTTGATAAATAACTTGTTAGAGGTCTAAATatgtatagaaaaagaaatattacagAATGGGCCAAGTTGCGATTTCCAGGTAAACTTTGGGTTAGACTTCAGATTTTTCATCAAAATCATCTTCAGGAGTTTGGGgatgctatttttaaaacaatacttcTAGTTTGCAGACCTTTTATGAAGTTGTAGAATTGGGTTCTAAGAGAAGTTAGACATGAAAATTCCTAATACCATTCAGTAAACACAGGAGAAATTTTGTATATGCTTACATAGATGTAATGATAAaactaaaatgttattttatagcCAGTAGCAAATTTCAATCTAGGATTTAATATGTTATAGATATAAATTATGTGAATATTACTTTTAACCAAATATAGATTAAAATATTAATGGTTTATATGCCAATTCATACTTTCTTGTAAGTAGCTCCTCATATACAAGAGGAGATAAAGAAGTTATCTGTTGGGTTTTTAACCAGTTCATTATTAATGCCCATTATCACAtcattcctttttttattatctACTACGTAGTTATTAGACAAGGAGTGTGTTAGTGGACACGTTTTTCTATTCTATGGGTTAAAATTGAATGAGTGAGGACGTTTCATTTTCTCACACCTTTTAAAAGGTGAATTTTTGTTTCTAACTTGAAGTCTTAAGAAGTCTGTATATTCTAGAACACACTCCTGATGATTATTAATTGGTATGTGATTGAATTAACCCAACTTAGCATCAGGATGTAATTACCAAATATGAATATAAGACTTACATTTGCGGAAGAGAAACCAATTCCatcataaaatgttttatgatatAGAAAGGGATAATCTAGGTGGCAAGCTTGAAGATAAACTTACTGGTGAAAATGTACTTATATGAAAAATTATATGTAACTTAAAAAAGTAGTGACAACAAGAAAAATCTTACCTTCTGTTATTAAATTATGGTCAAGTGGGAAGAAGTGAGTttcttcttcatttaatttgaattCAGGTTCATTTAAATACTGGCCTCTGGCTTCACTGTATCCTGGTAAGCTTTGACTGCGCTGCCGCTGGAGCTTAGGACGTTCTGGCAACAAGGGGAAAGGGCCTTGCAAAGGTTGGAAATGTTGATCCTTAGTATGGATGGTTACTTGATTCTCTTCTTCTGATGTTAGTTTGTTGCTACCCGTATTTCGGTTTTCTTCCTTGGGAATAGTTTGGAGAATATGGAGCCCCTCATTGTTTAGTGGTGCCTCTAAGAGCTCTGCCCAGGAACGCCGATAGATGAATCTTTCTCTAAAAGGATACATGCTTCTTGCTACTTCCATATCATCACTTCCTGGGGACTCTGAATTTTCTGGAGATTCCATCCACAGATTTCTTGGGGTTCCTGGGCGACTGTATTCTGAGGATGGTGAACATTTATTTAGTAAAACCTCCAGGTGTACAAACCCAGTGAAGTGCAAAGTTGGAATTTCTGTATCATCTAGCTCCTCCTTTCCAGGCACACCTGCAACAAGTATTGCGGtgcctttccccctttccttggGACTGGCAATTCCTGTAACGTCTAAGCGATGAAATTCTAGGAACCTTGGAAAAATTGGTACTAACTCTATGCGAAGAAGACCTGAAGTTTTTGGTCTTACAAGGGCAATGCTTTCTAACTCCTCAGTTAGTGGTGGGGTGGTAGCTTTTACCACCTGACTTGTAAGCCCCAAGTCCCTCTGATGGATACCTTCACGATTGGGTTGCTGGGAGGCCAAAGTTGAAatctgttcattttgttttctggccCTTTCCTGAATTTCCTCTTTAATAGGACGGAAATAAATGAATTCATCAGAAACATTTTGAGGACGTCTGTATTGGAAGTTTGGATTCACAGAAACAATCTGAAAGAAAATTGAAGTTCATTATGTCAACACTTTGAATAATACTCTTGATTCTGATACATCGTATCTTTTATTGTAAGGACAGGATAACACTATCTTAGACACAGTAGACATAAGTTGATTGCTCCAAATTGAGAAATATGAAGGATTCCCCAAAAGTAGTCTATTTATTTCAGAAACATCTTATTTTAGTCTAGTGTTTCCCAAGTTTATTTCCTAATAACCAATCAAAGACTGTGTTATCCTCTGAGAACATACATTATCTGTGGCCAATCGTTTGGAAGACAATTTATAATTCTTATAACTTCATACTCACTTAAAGGTTcctagaaatatatttaaaatatttgtttctatttttgtatgTCTGTCTATGTGCTTGCCATGTatgcatgtgggcatgtgcatgtacattatgtatgtgtgtataaatgtaagTACACCCATTCCATAGCAGTTGTGTGGACAGAGTAAAACTTTGTATAATCAGTTCTCTCCATCCGTCTTGTTTCTGAGGCACGGTGTCTCTTGTTATTTTGGCTGCTTGGATATGTGCCATagaagtgctagggttacagatatAAGGTACCAcatctgatatttttaaaaattgagttctggggatcaaattcagataaTTAGGGCTGTGTGGCAAGAGATTTTACTTGATGAACCAAGTAAATCAAATCTTGAAGGGCCTGCTCCTCTAGGTTGCTAGCTCTGAGAGACAACAAACAAGTTGTCTTTGAGAACTCTGTTAAAATGAAAACTAACCAAGCTACAGTTTATACTTCCAAAAACCTCAGTCTATAAGCCACTATCACTTGGCCAGTCATTTTAGGGacaggcagagatggctcaccggttaagagcactgcctgctttttcaaaggtcctgacttcaattcccagcaaccacatggtggctcacaaacatctgaaatgagatctggtgccctcttgaagAAGAAACCTGATCAtccatcctcatcaacttagaccatgaaacccaatatggacaagttcaacagaaccaccaaaTATGGGCTGCCCATAGACAGGACATAAATTTCAAATTCATTTACTGGATAACTAAGAATAGCTTCTATACCTGAGAATCAAGAGTTATTCAAGCTAACCTGTTTGCTTTGCTGCATTATCACTGATTTTGGTGGTTCCCATATTTCCATTATCTTATGTCATAGTATGTCACTTCTCTTGGGATGTGTGAATATAGTGGACTATAGTTTCAATGACTGTCATTTACTGATATGTCTCTTAACTTCACAAAGTATGATGATATGTGAAGAACAAACATACAGAACATTCATATTTGCATATGATAACCACTCTTAAACTGTGTACTTTTATCCTACACCCAACACCAACATGTGATTCTTGAAGATTTTCAAAACCTCCAAAAGAAATCCCAGGACATCAGTAAAAGTAAGAATAAAAGTTCTTCCAATAAGTACAATAAAAAAAGCtggaagaaaatatcaaaattaacttccaaaactttagaaaataGTCAAAAGCTTGGAGTAATTTCTACTCATTTGTTTAACGTGGATGGCTAAGCTTGTTGCATCTTCATTTTCCTTGTTCTATCATCACTGTCTACCTCCAATTTTAGATATGCTTTACAAACCAACAATTGAGAATCATGGTGAAAACCCAGGCTCTAGCAATCACTGAAGGAGATGAAATATAATTCAATCACCTTCACTTACTCATTCTCATGGACTTATTATGAATCGACTTGCTTGTCACATTGTAgtctaataaaaaataaggaaaagaaaaacaaacatgcagacaTATACGTGCACACACCCAAGAAAGCTACGGTAAAATTCATCACACTCATTAAGTATTGGTAATGTTTGGTTTGGTCTTTATATCTTTCTCTAACTTTCAACCATACAATATTTGTATAATTTAAATCAAAGAGTGGCACTAAAGTAACTGTATTATATTAAAAACTTCAGACTAATATTTATCAGTTACATGCTGTGTTATTAACTTGAGTATGAGtttcattgttttctaattctgtggcatttattattctattttagtAATTGATAATTATTTAGTATTTgatcattttcttatttgttttgggAGTGATAATGTGAAGAGATCTTTGTGATGTGATTAGAACAGGCTTTCTCCCAGAATACTTTCATATGATAGTTCCAAAACAATATAAGTGGTTCTATAAAATTGTTACATATTAAACTATATATTGgacaaaaaactaaaacacaatTTTAGAAGAATTCCATGGTTTACATTTTCATCAATAGTATATAAGAATTTCTCTTTATGCACACGTATCCTCACCAACATTTGtggctatttttgtttctttatgatAGCCACTCTAATTTGGGTGAGATACAATTTCAACGTTCTTTTAATGTGGATTTTTACTATAGCTCAGaatgttgaatattttaaaatatgtattagctatttgtgtttcttattttggGACCTGCCTATTCAGTTCATTGGCTGATTTACTGATTGGCAGCTCATATATTCTCTTTATATATTAGTTCCTTGTCTGAAAGTGAAGACTTTCTCCCATTTCTATACCATGTCTCTCTACTCTGTTGATAATTTCTTTCACTGCGTAGAAGCTTTTGAAATTTATATAATTGTTAACaggggtttttgtcccacccagtcccacagccattcagtccgaaagaaatacacagaggtctacattagttataaactggttggcctagtagctcagactttttattaactcataacttatattagcccataattcttgtttatgttagtcacgtgacttggtacctttttcatcaaggcagtctcatcttacttcttctgtggctgggtgacaactgcacactgaatatttcctcttcccagaattctccagttctcattgcccctcctatatttcctgcctggttgccctgcctatacttcctgcctggcactggccaatcagtgttttattaaaatacaattgacagggtacagaccattgtccaaCAGCATGTAATCCTATCAATTCTTGGGTCTACTTACTGTACTATTGGGATTTTAGTTAGACAGTTGTTGCCTGTAACTATCGCTCAAGTGTTTTCCTTATGTTTCATATGAGTAGTTCAGTGTTTATgattttaaattagaattttcatctactttgaatttatgttttttttttccaggaagatTTAATCTAATTCTTTTGTAGCTACGTGTGTAGTTTTGTTGGCACCATTCAATAAATAAGCCATAAGTCATTTTTAAGTAATGTTTTGATACCTCTGTCAATAATTAAATGTACATAGCTGTGTGTTTTACTTTGGTGTTCCCTATTATGTTGCATCAGTCTACATAATCTGTTTTTGTGACATTATCACACCGTCTTtgttactgtagttctgtagtgtATTTTGAGTATAAGAAATATTATAATTCTGACTGTgctttttatatttagaattgCTTTGTCTGTGTATGGTGCTTTATGTTTCCATATGAATTctaagattattttgtttttttagttttgtagAGAATATCACtggaattttgattgggattgcattatattattatatcaaTTATAATATTAACTATAATATTAATTCTTTCAAACAGGGATGTGAAAAGTTTTTCTACCATATATCTTTCTCAAAAACATTTCAGCATCTTAAAATTTTCTTGTAGAGGTCTTTTCCTTATTCATTAGTTcaattttcatttagttttagttttatttaatgcCATTATGAAAGGGATGTTTCTCCTAATTTAATTCTCAATGCTTGATAGTGGCATGTATAAAATCTACTGAGTTTTGTATGTTGATTGTGTGTCCTGTAACACTATTAATAGTGTTTACCaaatctaaaatattattttgtagaGTCTTTGTGTTTTTCAATGGTATTGTGTTTTCTGTAAATGACATCTTCTTTCTTGATATTATCCCCTTGATatctttgtgttgttttaatttcTGTAGCTAAGACTTTAAGCTCTATACTGAGTCAAAATGGAATGAGTAGGCACTTTGAGAGCATTTCAACCAAAATCCAGATTTTCATGTTATAGTATGAACATATTATATTAGCTATAGATTTCTTATATACAGATTTTATGTTGAAATATGTTTCATAGATTTCTAGTTTATTCAGCACTTTTATCATGAAGTCACATTGAACTTTCTCAAATGTCTCTTTTCTATCAAGATCttataatttctaaattttaatcCATTAATATGCTGCGTTACATCTGTTGACTTGTTTATTTTGCATTCTTGGGTAAAATTAACTTGGTAAAGATGTATGATCTTCTTAATTCGATTTTGAAACAAATTTATAGTATTTTCGAGAATTTCCATCAGATTATTTTGTAACAACTCCTTCTCAtctctaaattaattaattattcttggttttttgagaaagggtttctctgtgtatcagtcctaactgttctggaactagctcttttacaccaggctgtcctcaaactcacagagatctgccgccctttgcctcccaagtgctgggattaaaggcgtgcaccaccatttcCCGACTCAcgtctaattttattaatttgagcTTTTCTTCATGTCTTTGGGTTTGTTTGCTAATCTTGTTGATCTTTCCAAAGAGCCaactctgtttatgtctgtattaATTTCTGCCATGATCTTCATTATTCCTTGCCATTCTTTGCAATtgcttaactttatttttctagAGCTCTCTTGAGTTGCATCACTATGTCATTTATTTGAGATCTTGAGCTCTCTTTAATTCCTTTTAAATATGAGCACCTATTCTAAAAATTCTTCTTAGGACTGTCTCGGTAGTGCCTGGCGTCATATTAGGCTGGgctctcattttcattttattcaataGTTTTAAACTCCCCTTTAATTTCTTCTGCAGTGTATTGTTTTGTTCCCTAGTATTTTGTAATTTCTGAGGTTAATCttgttatttatttgaattttgatTCTGTTATGGTTTCATGAGAGGGAAGggactattttattcttttttttcatttgttatggCTTTTTTGCCGCCTAtaagttatatattatatatatacacacacgtatacatatatatatatatatatatatatatatatatatatatacacacacacacatatatggtttTAGAAAAGTTTCTATGCACTGCTGATAAAATGCATATTTTCTTATGTTGGTGTTTTCTCTAATGACTTAATTCTAAACCCATAGATCAGTATAtcagtcttcatcagagaagcttctccttgCATGCAATGGAAATTAATACAAAGATTCTAAACTGGTCAATGTCCAGAGAATAACAGAGTGGCATGCTCAAGCATAAGTGGGTTTTGACCCTCCTTCCAAGGCTCAGTAATctttgagaaagaaggaaaagaaatattgtaagagccagaagtggtGGATAACATCAAATTAACTGTGTTTCCCAGATAGTAATGAACAGTTTATATATATTCACTAaaattgtgacagcatgcacaaaatCTGCCCAAACTCCAGACAGGCATAGAGGGTATAAGGTAAGCAAGAAATCCCACCATTAACTGAGGAACTTTTGACATTTGATAGtttctgggaaagaaagagaCTCCCTGGGCAAAACTGGACTCAATGGGGAAAAGAACAACAtcaacttaattttaatttttctcttttttactctacagctcccgtgtgtgtgtgtgtgtgtgtgtgtgtgtgtgtctgtctgtctgtctgtctgtctgtctgtctatctatctatctatctatctatctatctatctatctatctatctatccatgcTATGCCTTTGATTGTGTTtgtatgggattcctgagtgtgtgaacaagtgggtctctgccccatatctgtttttttgtgtttttttcttattttattttattattatcacttagatacctgtttgttttgtaatgagagacagaaagagggtagATCTGGAAGGGAGGCGAAGTGAGGAGGAACTGAgagtagagagaggggagaaacaTAACCAggatatattgaataaaaatctATTTCCATAGATATCAATGAGGTCCTATCCAAACCAATCTCTTCCTCAAATAACTTCATTTTATCaatcaaaatgataaaataaacctggaattttatatgtatgtgtgtatgtatgtatgtatgtatgtttgctgAAAAGTGGGATTGCGATTTTTGGTGAAGATTTAAAAAACGAGAAATCTTAATGTTGTGTACAAGTAGATAGTAGTGAGGGGAAGGTAGTCATAGGGGAAATTGGGAGgtttaatatgatcaaaatatatcatatgaaagcctttatgtatttaataaaatactgttaAAATACTTAGACATGAGTCTAATATAATGTTcctaacaaaaactttaaaataattagagctgtttttaaactataagagcttttaaaaatgagtatgAATATTCATaaggaaatatttacatttttagtgAATATCTTATAGGGATTATTACAGAAAAGAGGGAATCCTAAATTTGTGTGTGAGCACAGACTCATCTACATAAAACTTTTAAAGCAGATTAAATCTGAAGCAATAACTGATACAAATAAggaattacatacaacaaaataaaaccttttatgaAAAAAGAATGTAGATAACTATCAAACCCAGTCCATCTATGTGGTATTTATCTCAAAAGATTTTTTGCCGATTTTTGGTTTGGAAGATCAATCTAGGTGTGATAGCTGGATTTGGAAATCCCTCACTAGTATTATTTCAGAACCTATATGGTGTTTATGTCTAttgatattttaatgaaatgGGGCCTCTGAGGCTCAGTGCATAAACATTTATGGTAATTATAACTTTTGTGTTTGAAGTCTATATTATCAGATATAAAATAgttattacatttgtttgttaGACTGATTTCCAACCACAGATTTTTagttttcctctttctgtgaAATTTTTTCGAGAGAACAGTTAGtctaaacttattttttaatccatttaGTTGGTGAATTAAGGACATTTGAATTCAAAATTATTGTTGAGAAGAGTTTGCTATTATAAATGCTTTTTTGACTGTTCTAGTTGGTTGGGTTATTAGTAGtttttttccatccttttctgGTAGCATTGGCTGTTTGCTAATTTGCTGTTCTGTACATGATCAATTTCTTCCTGGTAATCTTTCATTCATCTATTGCTCTCATGAGCTGTATTAATTTCTTTGTTTGTGGATCATGAATTATCTTAACTTATGCCAGTATTTAAATGTTCTTATTTATCCATCAATTTTAATAACTTTGATAGTTGACAATTATTTATGTTAAGGGCTTGAAATTCATCATTTCATGTTTCTGCCTCATGAGTTGCTTCTTTTCACTTGTAGCTTTAAGTTTTGTGTTTACATTGCACTTTTGACATCTTGATTATGATATTTTGTAGGGAGTTTCTTCTCTGATAACAACTATTTGGGGGTTTAAGATGCTTAATGAACTTAGATATTTGTTTGTGATATTCTCAGATATAGTTCATGGTCTAGGTTGTCTAAAACTGTTGACTTCATATCAGATGCTTCTAGCCTATGGATTCTTAGGATTAGTCTTTAGAACATATGTCAGAATTTTTGGAAGTTTTGGTCACAGTCAATTGTTTTCTctccatatgtgtatatatttattattgtctTGATCTTATCTTCCATCATTAAAATTCATTATTCTCCTCTAATCTTATCTCTTGATGGTGGTTTTGCTGTTGTGATGGTTATTTTGATTGTTAATTTGACTATATCTGGGATTAACTAAAATCCAAGTGGCTGGGTACAACAGTGAAGGGTTTTTCCTAactaaatcatttgaagtgggtaATCCAACTTTAAGGCAGATCTtttaaagtgggaagacccaccttcaATCTGTGCTataccttctgctggcagcctatagaaAAGTCATGAAGGAAGAAAGCACTTACTCTTTGcttgcttgccctcactcttgctggcaagttcattcctTTTCTGGCATTAGAGTCTAATTCTTCTTGATTCCCATAAATATTGAAGACACCCAGCCATGTAGACTGAGCAaatactagattcttggacttttcaTTGGGAGACAGCCATGTTGGACTAGTTGGATCACAGCCTGTAAActactctaataaatcccctttatacataaatgcacacacatacatatgtacatatatacatacatacatacacattcatccTATTAGTTATGTTCCTCTAGACAAGCTTGTCTAGTacagctatgtttttttttaacaatttgattcattcattcattcttgtgAATTTATATTTGGTTCTTTTTCAGCATTTCAGTTTCTTCACTGAATCCTTCCCTCCCATATCTTATCTTTCTTCTCCAAGTAACTGATTCTTTTGTCTATCTACTGTTAACTTTCTTGTATGTCTTGAATTGATTTCATAAATTTTCCTGTCTAGATTTTGAATTAAGTTCATTATATGTTAATTTGAGTGCCCTGTTTGGTTCTTGTTTCGGTTATTATCAGTTGTACAATTGATAAaatctagaatcatctgaaaAGTTAATCTCTGGGCATGGCTGTGGGTGACTATCTTCACTGGGttaattgaagtgggaagactaTCAACTGTTGATGGCCCCATTTCCTAGGACAGGATTTTGGACTGTATAAAAGTGATGATGTGATCTGAGCATATGTATTCATCACTTTCTATTCCTTGATTATATAAACAATGACCAGTTATGTCAAGTTCCTGCTGATATGACTTCCCTTGCACAGTGGA includes:
- the LOC142841584 gene encoding uncharacterized protein LOC142841584 — its product is MAIRWVCQMLELAFGSSFGDAAANAEYRRVSAMIYEKCLMSLKRNFPVIWCNYCQEETTIVSVNPNFQYRRPQNVSDEFIYFRPIKEEIQERARKQNEQISTLASQQPNREGIHQRDLGLTSQVVKATTPPLTEELESIALVRPKTSGLLRIELVPIFPRFLEFHRLDVTGIASPKERGKGTAILVAGVPGKEELDDTEIPTLHFTGFVHLEVLLNKCSPSSEYSRPGTPRNLWMESPENSESPGSDDMEVARSMYPFRERFIYRRSWAELLEAPLNNEGLHILQTIPKEENRNTGSNKLTSEEENQVTIHTKDQHFQPLQGPFPLLPERPKLQRQRSQSLPGYSEARGQYLNEPEFKLNEEETHFFPLDHNLITEENIKEIYNVEGVWQREISSHSEEHLPIKPRFENSAIGENIGIPEDTSACSRGNVRIPKNDVNTIPIVNVGMPLDNLQVLRGNAGVPRSSAFGVYMGNSDRTSRRMVSSPLTELSKIGEHQL